The following proteins are co-located in the Coleofasciculus chthonoplastes PCC 7420 genome:
- a CDS encoding COX15/CtaA family protein, with amino-acid sequence MTESVLPQHTIESPDRNQARDRTRRLVWKIAIATLLLMAVGSATRVMNAGLACPDWPLCYGQWVPSQQMNFQVFLEWFHRLDAALIGVSTIALMGLSWWDRRFLPKWLPWAATFALGLIVFQGVLGGLTVTELLRFDIVTAHLGTALLFFSTLLIIGTALMPYKGTGAVGRLPWMGLTAAILVYLQSLLGGLVASRWALHQCFGASQLCTVMNSHIAGVVPATLVTLTLVIWAWRTPALHPLLRQLANLAGGLVILQIILGVATFWLHLQVEPLTVSHQAVGAALLGDLIVFTVLALRDRTTGLAVEKVGGDN; translated from the coding sequence CGATTGAGTCCCCCGATCGCAACCAAGCCAGGGATCGTACCCGCCGCCTTGTTTGGAAAATCGCGATCGCTACATTGCTGTTGATGGCAGTAGGGAGTGCGACGCGGGTGATGAATGCTGGACTCGCTTGTCCGGATTGGCCCCTGTGCTATGGACAGTGGGTGCCAAGTCAGCAGATGAATTTTCAAGTCTTTTTGGAATGGTTCCATCGCCTCGATGCGGCATTAATTGGCGTCAGTACAATCGCCCTAATGGGTTTGTCGTGGTGGGATCGCCGTTTTTTACCCAAGTGGCTGCCTTGGGCGGCAACATTTGCCTTGGGTTTAATTGTGTTTCAAGGCGTCTTGGGTGGCTTAACGGTGACCGAACTGTTACGGTTTGATATTGTGACAGCTCACTTGGGTACAGCCTTGTTGTTTTTCTCAACCTTACTGATTATTGGTACTGCCCTGATGCCTTACAAGGGTACAGGAGCGGTTGGACGCTTACCCTGGATGGGTTTGACGGCAGCTATTTTGGTTTACTTACAAAGCTTGTTGGGAGGTTTGGTGGCTTCCCGTTGGGCATTACATCAATGCTTTGGTGCGTCTCAACTTTGCACCGTGATGAATAGTCATATTGCGGGTGTAGTCCCAGCTACGTTAGTCACTTTAACCCTGGTTATTTGGGCATGGCGCACACCTGCCCTCCATCCCCTGTTGCGACAGTTGGCAAATCTGGCAGGTGGATTAGTAATTTTACAGATTATTCTGGGAGTGGCGACGTTCTGGTTACACCTACAGGTGGAACCTCTAACCGTGTCTCATCAAGCTGTAGGCGCTGCATTACTGGGAGATTTGATTGTCTTTACCGTTTTGGCATTACGCGATCGCACCACTGGGTTAGCGGTAGAAAAAGTAGGTGGGGACAATTAA